From the genome of Rhizobium binae, one region includes:
- a CDS encoding diaminopropionate ammonia-lyase: MFLLNKHADYGKPIDAADAEVLGVEAAKTVERFLHHRQGHKPTPLLQLAKLAREIGVGSILVKDEGHRLGLGSFKALGGSYAVIRLVLEEASKRLGREVDVGELQNEDVKVIASKMTVACATDGNHGRAVAMGAQLVGAKCSIFVHSGVSKERIDAIARYGADIIRVDGNYDDSVHEAARVAEEKHWMTVSDTSWPGYERIPGFVMQGYTALLTEALRQMPQPPTHVFLQAGVGGIAAAVAGHFSVLFGDKRPFFVVVDPSRAACIVQTALAGQPVKVDRGEATVMAMLECYEPSLVAWRILAHAADAFMTIDDPDAIEAMKLLANPGGSDPAVVAGESGGVGLAALLKIAADTELRTKIGLDAQSRVFLINTEGATDPVLYEKFVGATPADITAKNVGQSGRKEMVA, from the coding sequence ATGTTCCTCCTGAACAAACACGCCGACTACGGCAAACCCATCGATGCAGCCGACGCCGAGGTTTTAGGAGTTGAAGCCGCCAAGACCGTCGAACGTTTCCTCCATCATCGCCAGGGCCACAAGCCAACTCCCTTGCTTCAGCTCGCGAAACTTGCGCGTGAGATCGGGGTCGGTTCGATCCTGGTAAAGGATGAGGGCCATCGCCTCGGCCTCGGCAGCTTCAAGGCGCTCGGCGGTTCCTATGCCGTGATCCGGCTCGTTCTCGAGGAAGCTTCGAAGCGCCTTGGCCGCGAAGTGGACGTGGGAGAACTGCAGAATGAGGATGTGAAAGTCATCGCCTCGAAAATGACAGTCGCCTGCGCCACGGACGGCAACCACGGGCGCGCGGTCGCCATGGGCGCGCAGCTCGTCGGAGCCAAATGCTCGATCTTCGTTCATTCAGGCGTCAGCAAGGAGCGCATCGACGCAATTGCCCGCTATGGCGCGGATATTATCCGGGTCGACGGCAATTATGATGACTCCGTTCACGAGGCGGCGCGCGTTGCCGAGGAGAAGCACTGGATGACGGTCTCCGACACGTCGTGGCCCGGCTATGAACGCATCCCAGGCTTCGTGATGCAGGGTTACACCGCGCTGTTGACCGAGGCGCTCCGCCAGATGCCGCAGCCGCCGACCCATGTGTTCCTGCAGGCGGGCGTCGGCGGCATCGCCGCCGCGGTTGCGGGCCACTTCTCCGTCCTGTTTGGCGACAAGCGCCCCTTCTTCGTGGTCGTCGATCCCTCTCGCGCAGCCTGCATCGTTCAGACAGCGCTCGCCGGACAGCCGGTGAAAGTCGATCGTGGAGAGGCCACCGTAATGGCGATGCTGGAGTGCTATGAGCCATCGCTGGTGGCATGGCGGATCCTGGCGCATGCTGCGGATGCATTCATGACGATCGACGACCCCGACGCGATCGAAGCGATGAAACTGCTTGCCAACCCCGGCGGGTCCGACCCGGCGGTCGTTGCCGGCGAAAGCGGCGGCGTCGGTCTCGCGGCCCTTCTGAAAATTGCTGCCGACACTGAACTGCGGACAAAGATCGGCCTTGACGCGCAATCTCGCGTCTTCCTCATCAACACCGAGGGCGCGACCGATCCCGTCCTATACGAGAAGTTTGTCGGCGCAACACCGGCAGACATAACAGCGAAAAACGTCGGCCAAAGCGGACGTAAGGAAATGGTGGCGTGA
- a CDS encoding DNA polymerase III subunit delta', which yields MSEDRPGLLDGAIWPAANTRLFGHEEAEAFLAQSYRSGKGHHAILIEGPQGIGKATLAFRFANHVLSHPDPATVPETIGDPDPDSAVSRQIVSGASHNLLHLARPVDEKTGKVKSAITVDEVRRAGKFFSQTSGTGNWRIVIIDPADDMNRNAANAILKILEEPPKRALFLVLSHAPGRLLPTIRSRCLPLKLSPLSDDALVAALAHLGIAGERGAVLAAAKGSVGEALKLLNYGGGEIIAAYDEVLSAEGPAARKAMHRLADALSGKESDTIFDFFVSHVGDDIMNRARAAAGEGEIAAAERLARLYSDITERLAVSNAYNLDRKQTIISILADIMQPGR from the coding sequence AGTGAGGACAGGCCGGGACTGCTCGACGGCGCCATCTGGCCCGCGGCGAACACCAGATTATTTGGGCATGAGGAGGCCGAAGCCTTCCTCGCGCAGTCCTACCGATCCGGCAAGGGCCATCACGCCATCCTGATCGAAGGACCGCAGGGCATCGGCAAGGCGACGCTCGCCTTCCGCTTCGCCAACCATGTGCTTTCGCATCCCGATCCGGCGACGGTGCCGGAGACGATTGGCGATCCGGATCCTGACTCTGCCGTCAGCCGGCAGATCGTCTCCGGCGCCTCGCACAATCTCCTGCATCTTGCCCGGCCGGTGGACGAAAAGACCGGCAAGGTGAAATCGGCGATAACCGTCGACGAGGTGCGCCGCGCCGGGAAGTTCTTCTCGCAGACGTCAGGCACCGGCAACTGGCGGATCGTCATTATCGACCCGGCCGACGACATGAACCGCAATGCGGCCAACGCCATTCTGAAGATTCTCGAGGAACCGCCGAAGCGGGCGCTGTTTCTGGTGCTCTCGCATGCGCCGGGTCGGCTGCTGCCGACGATCCGCTCGCGCTGCCTGCCGCTGAAACTGTCACCGCTTTCAGACGATGCGCTCGTCGCGGCGCTTGCCCATCTCGGCATAGCGGGCGAGCGCGGGGCGGTGCTTGCGGCGGCCAAGGGCAGCGTCGGCGAGGCGCTGAAACTCCTGAACTATGGCGGCGGAGAAATCATCGCGGCCTATGACGAGGTGCTTTCCGCCGAAGGGCCGGCGGCCCGCAAGGCGATGCACCGGCTGGCCGATGCGCTGTCGGGAAAGGAAAGCGACACCATCTTCGATTTCTTCGTCAGCCATGTCGGTGACGACATCATGAACCGTGCGCGTGCGGCAGCGGGCGAGGGCGAAATCGCCGCCGCCGAGCGACTGGCGCGGCTCTATTCCGACATCACCGAGCGGCTTGCCGTTTCCAATGCCTATAATCTCGATCGCAAACAGACGATCATCAGCATTCTCGCGGATATCATGCAGCCGGGTCGGTAG
- a CDS encoding sulfite exporter TauE/SafE family protein has product MTFEPLYSLSGLFVGALVGITGVGGGSLMTPLLVLLFGVHPATAVGTDLLYAAITKTAGTAVHGMHGRVNWKIVGSLAAGSVPAALLMLWLLAGVDRKSIGVTNTITVALGWLLVMTAIMLVFRGSILELARRAIGHRAPPRPTTILILTVLLGFCLGVLVTLTSVGAGALGVTILLLLYPRLDVREIVGSDIVHAVPLTLIGGTGYWLIGEIDWAMLLALLVGSIPGIVIGSLLAPRLHERTIRIVLAATLAVVAWKLLAG; this is encoded by the coding sequence TTGACATTCGAGCCGCTCTATTCGCTTTCCGGCCTATTCGTCGGCGCGCTTGTCGGCATCACCGGCGTTGGTGGCGGCTCGCTGATGACGCCCCTGCTGGTGCTGCTGTTCGGCGTCCATCCCGCAACGGCCGTCGGCACCGATCTCCTTTATGCGGCGATTACCAAAACCGCGGGAACTGCCGTTCACGGCATGCATGGACGGGTCAACTGGAAGATCGTCGGCAGTCTCGCCGCCGGCAGCGTGCCGGCCGCCCTGCTGATGCTCTGGCTTCTGGCCGGCGTCGATCGCAAAAGCATCGGCGTGACCAACACCATCACGGTCGCGCTCGGCTGGCTGCTTGTCATGACCGCGATCATGCTGGTCTTCCGCGGTTCCATACTGGAATTGGCGCGCCGCGCCATCGGCCATCGCGCACCGCCGCGGCCGACAACCATTCTGATCCTCACAGTCCTTCTCGGATTCTGCCTCGGGGTCTTGGTCACGCTGACCTCGGTCGGCGCCGGCGCGCTAGGCGTGACGATCCTGCTCCTCCTCTATCCCAGGCTGGATGTGCGTGAAATCGTCGGTTCCGACATCGTCCACGCGGTGCCGCTAACCCTGATCGGCGGCACCGGCTACTGGCTGATCGGCGAGATCGACTGGGCAATGCTGCTTGCCCTGCTTGTCGGCTCGATCCCCGGCATCGTCATCGGAAGCCTTCTGGCGCCGAGGCTGCATGAACGCACGATCCGCATCGTCCTGGCAGCGACCCTGGCCGTTGTCGCATGGAAGCTGCTGGCTGGCTGA
- a CDS encoding M20 aminoacylase family protein — protein MAIDIDALKNEMTAWRRDLHAHPEFGFEEKRTSAFVAAKLREFGLDEVAEGVGGTGVVGTLKRGSGDRSIALRADMDALRIPEEGNVPYKSSNPGVMHACGHDGHTTMLLGAAKLLAEEGGFDGTVRFIFQPAEEWGRGALAMLADGLTERYPFEEIYGIHNMPGLPVGTFETRPGAIMSAEDNFEIVLRGVGGHAARPHWGNEVLVAACALVTNLQTIVSRRLSPTDTSVVSVTELITDGTRNALPGEARILGDARSFRSEVSAEIEKQMRIIAQGTALAYNVSAEVSYSREFVPLLNDPDLVEETFAAAHAILPEKNVRMAREPMTGSEDFAHFLEYAPGVFVFLGNGDSPPLHNPRYDFCDDGLIHGTNFHTAIVRRRLPLP, from the coding sequence ATGGCGATCGATATCGATGCCCTGAAGAACGAAATGACGGCGTGGCGGCGCGACCTGCATGCCCACCCGGAGTTCGGATTCGAGGAGAAGCGCACCTCAGCCTTCGTCGCGGCCAAGCTGCGTGAGTTCGGCCTCGACGAGGTGGCGGAGGGTGTCGGAGGAACCGGTGTCGTCGGCACGCTCAAGCGCGGATCCGGCGACCGCTCGATCGCGCTGCGCGCTGACATGGACGCACTTCGAATTCCCGAAGAGGGAAACGTTCCCTACAAATCATCGAACCCGGGCGTCATGCACGCCTGCGGCCACGACGGGCACACCACCATGCTGCTCGGCGCCGCCAAGCTGCTCGCAGAGGAAGGTGGTTTCGACGGAACCGTCCGTTTCATTTTTCAGCCGGCGGAGGAATGGGGACGCGGCGCGCTTGCCATGCTCGCGGACGGATTGACGGAGCGCTATCCGTTCGAGGAGATCTACGGCATTCACAACATGCCCGGCCTCCCCGTCGGCACATTCGAAACCCGGCCGGGCGCGATCATGTCGGCCGAAGACAATTTCGAGATCGTGCTGCGCGGCGTCGGCGGTCACGCTGCGCGCCCCCACTGGGGCAACGAGGTTCTCGTAGCCGCCTGCGCCCTTGTGACCAACCTGCAGACGATTGTCTCACGCCGCCTCAGTCCTACGGATACTTCCGTGGTTTCCGTCACCGAACTCATCACCGACGGAACTCGAAATGCCCTGCCGGGAGAGGCGCGGATTCTGGGCGATGCACGAAGCTTCCGTTCGGAGGTCAGCGCCGAAATCGAGAAGCAGATGCGAATCATCGCGCAAGGAACTGCGCTCGCCTATAATGTCTCGGCCGAGGTGAGCTACAGCAGGGAATTCGTTCCGCTCCTCAACGATCCCGATCTGGTCGAGGAGACTTTCGCCGCCGCTCACGCCATTCTTCCGGAGAAAAACGTTCGCATGGCACGGGAGCCGATGACGGGAAGCGAGGACTTCGCACACTTTCTGGAGTATGCGCCCGGCGTGTTCGTGTTCCTCGGGAACGGAGACTCGCCACCGCTGCACAATCCTCGCTATGACTTCTGCGACGACGGCCTGATCCACGGGACGAATTTTCACACCGCTATCGTCCGCCGCCGGCTTCCCCTGCCCTGA
- a CDS encoding Zn-dependent hydrolase has product MSEISINSERLLGRIVELGDIGRDDDGRLIRLAASDTEKLGRDKFVSLIEQAGLEVAVDRIGNIFGIWKPAAVSNLAPLMLGSHIDTVINAGIYDGCYGVLSGLEVIETLVAKGFQPSRPIVVAAFTNEEGVRYAPDMMGSLVYAGGLDVDTALATVGTDGTKLGEELRRIGYDGEHQPGFIRPHAYLELHIEQGPVLEREGIQIGAVENLQGISWQRVTISGDANHAGTTPISMRRDAGHAAALVITFLRERAVNANTPTVATVGCMTFEPNAINVIPSRATFTVDLRDPDEDRLRQEEAALEAHLAQVAKEEGVSFEVERLARFQPVAFDGKIVELIEKAAARRGHTVRRMTSGAGHDAQMMARIAPAAMIFVPSLGGISHSPKEKTPDEDLVAGANMLLDVVKQIAGGGI; this is encoded by the coding sequence ATGAGCGAGATTTCCATCAACTCCGAACGGCTGCTCGGCCGGATCGTTGAACTAGGCGACATCGGTCGTGACGACGATGGCCGGCTGATCCGTCTTGCGGCCTCGGATACGGAGAAGCTCGGACGTGACAAGTTCGTCTCGTTGATCGAGCAGGCCGGGTTGGAAGTCGCCGTCGACCGCATCGGCAACATATTCGGAATCTGGAAGCCCGCAGCTGTATCCAACCTGGCACCGCTGATGCTCGGATCGCATATCGATACCGTGATCAACGCGGGCATCTATGACGGATGTTATGGAGTTCTGTCTGGTCTTGAGGTTATCGAGACGCTCGTCGCAAAGGGTTTTCAGCCGTCGCGCCCGATCGTGGTCGCCGCCTTCACCAACGAGGAAGGAGTGCGCTACGCCCCGGACATGATGGGATCGCTCGTCTATGCGGGCGGCCTCGATGTCGACACCGCACTTGCAACTGTGGGAACAGATGGCACGAAACTTGGCGAGGAGCTGCGGCGCATCGGCTACGATGGAGAACATCAGCCAGGCTTCATCCGGCCGCATGCCTATCTCGAGCTGCATATCGAACAGGGTCCGGTTCTCGAACGCGAAGGCATCCAGATCGGCGCCGTGGAAAACCTGCAAGGCATCTCCTGGCAGAGGGTGACCATCAGCGGCGACGCCAACCATGCGGGAACGACACCCATCTCGATGCGCCGCGACGCCGGACATGCCGCCGCGCTGGTCATTACTTTTCTGCGCGAACGCGCAGTGAATGCGAACACGCCGACAGTGGCAACGGTTGGCTGCATGACCTTCGAGCCGAACGCGATCAACGTCATCCCTTCCCGCGCCACCTTCACGGTGGATCTTCGCGATCCGGACGAGGATCGGCTGAGGCAAGAGGAGGCTGCCCTCGAAGCCCACCTTGCGCAGGTAGCGAAAGAGGAAGGCGTGTCCTTCGAGGTCGAGCGCCTCGCCCGCTTCCAGCCGGTGGCGTTCGACGGCAAGATCGTCGAACTGATCGAGAAAGCCGCGGCCAGACGCGGACACACGGTCCGCCGCATGACCTCGGGTGCGGGCCATGACGCGCAAATGATGGCTCGGATCGCTCCCGCCGCGATGATTTTCGTGCCGAGCCTTGGCGGCATCAGCCATAGTCCCAAGGAAAAGACCCCGGACGAGGATCTGGTCGCCGGAGCGAACATGCTTCTCGACGTTGTCAAGCAGATTGCGGGCGGAGGAATTTGA
- a CDS encoding TerC family protein, translated as MDIFTAAGLTALLQVIAIDLVLAGDNAVVIGLAAAGLEATQRRKAIIVGILAATVLRIVFASVAVYLLAIVGLLLAGGLLLLWVCWKMWRELRNGQSEEHMAESGEGAPKKTFFQAATQIVIADVSMSLDNVLAVAGAAREHPSVLVLGLGLSIALMGIAANLIARLLGHHRWIAYIGLLIILYVSLDMIYRGAVEVLPYMQ; from the coding sequence ATGGACATCTTCACGGCAGCCGGTCTGACGGCTTTGCTGCAGGTCATCGCTATCGACCTTGTTCTCGCTGGCGACAATGCCGTGGTTATCGGTCTTGCCGCTGCCGGTCTCGAGGCCACGCAACGGCGCAAGGCGATCATCGTCGGCATTCTGGCCGCGACTGTTCTGCGAATTGTCTTTGCCAGCGTTGCGGTCTATCTGCTGGCGATCGTCGGCCTGCTGCTGGCCGGCGGCCTGCTGCTGCTCTGGGTTTGCTGGAAGATGTGGCGCGAGCTTCGCAATGGCCAAAGCGAAGAGCACATGGCCGAAAGCGGCGAAGGTGCACCGAAAAAGACCTTCTTCCAGGCGGCGACCCAGATCGTCATCGCCGACGTCTCGATGTCACTCGACAACGTGCTCGCCGTGGCGGGAGCTGCGCGCGAACATCCGAGCGTGCTGGTGCTCGGCCTCGGTCTGTCGATCGCGCTCATGGGCATCGCCGCCAATCTGATCGCCCGGCTGCTCGGCCATCATCGCTGGATCGCCTATATCGGTCTGCTGATTATCCTCTACGTTTCGCTCGATATGATCTATCGTGGCGCCGTCGAGGTTCTGCCTTATATGCAGTGA
- a CDS encoding TatD family hydrolase, with protein sequence MLIDTHCHLDFADFEAERDEIVTRAHQAGVKQMVTISTRVRKLDGLLAITEKYPSVFCSVGTHPNNAGDELDIQTEDLVRLANAHQKVVAIGEAGLDYFYDTQKPEDQQTGFRRHIAAARETQLPLVIHSRSADEDMASILTEETGKGAFPFILHCFSAGPELARTGVALGGYVSFSGILTFPKSEELREIAKTIPHERLLVETDAPYLAPKRWRGKRNEPSYVVNTAEVLAETIGLSYAEAARITTENALRLFSKMPRI encoded by the coding sequence GTGCTGATCGATACCCATTGCCATCTCGATTTCGCCGACTTCGAGGCAGAGCGCGACGAGATTGTCACGCGTGCGCATCAGGCCGGCGTCAAGCAGATGGTGACGATCTCGACGCGCGTGCGCAAGCTCGACGGGCTGCTCGCCATTACCGAAAAATATCCTTCAGTATTCTGCTCCGTCGGCACGCACCCGAATAATGCCGGCGACGAGCTGGACATCCAGACGGAAGACCTCGTGCGCCTGGCGAACGCCCATCAAAAGGTGGTGGCGATCGGCGAGGCGGGGCTCGACTATTTCTACGACACGCAGAAGCCCGAGGACCAGCAGACCGGCTTTCGCCGGCATATTGCGGCTGCTCGGGAAACGCAGCTTCCGCTCGTCATCCATAGCCGCAGCGCCGATGAAGATATGGCTTCCATCCTGACCGAGGAAACCGGGAAGGGAGCCTTCCCCTTCATCCTGCACTGCTTCTCGGCGGGCCCGGAACTGGCAAGGACCGGCGTGGCGCTCGGCGGCTATGTTTCCTTCTCGGGTATCCTGACTTTCCCCAAATCGGAAGAGCTGCGCGAGATTGCCAAGACGATCCCGCATGAGCGGCTGCTGGTGGAAACGGACGCGCCCTATCTGGCGCCGAAGCGCTGGCGCGGCAAGCGCAATGAGCCGTCCTATGTCGTCAATACGGCCGAAGTTCTCGCCGAGACGATCGGACTTTCCTATGCGGAGGCCGCCCGGATCACGACGGAGAACGCTTTGCGCCTGTTCTCGAAAATGCCGAGGATCTAG
- the metG gene encoding methionine--tRNA ligase — MTDKTPFYITTAISYPNGKPHIGHAYELIATDAMARYQRLDGRDVFFLTGTDEHGQKMQQTARAEGITAQALADRNSGEFEAMAKLLNASNDDFIRTTQERHHETSRNIWKLMADNGDIYKDSYAGWYSVRDEAYYQENETELRADGVRYGPQGTPVEWVEEASYFFKLSEYQEKLLKHYEENPDFIGPAERRNEVVSFVKSGLKDLSVSRTTFDWGIKVPNDPSHVMYVWVDALTNYLTATGYIEDRNGPRAKYWPADVHIIGKDIIRFHAVYWPAFLMSAKLPLPKRVFAHGFLLNKGEKMSKSLGNVVDPVNLVNHFGLDQVRYFFLREVSFGQDGSYSEEAIGTRINSDLANGIGNLASRSLSMIVKNCDGKIPECGPLTDEDKSMLAQADALHASTREDMGKQQIHRALASIIAVVSETDRYFAGQAPWALKKTDPERMGTVLYVTAEVVRQIAILLQPFMPESSGKLLDLVAAPADKRDFAALGEAGRLVAGTPLEAPTPVFPRYVALEA, encoded by the coding sequence ATGACAGACAAAACACCCTTTTACATCACCACCGCGATTTCCTATCCGAACGGCAAGCCGCATATCGGCCATGCCTATGAGCTGATCGCGACGGATGCGATGGCGCGCTACCAGCGCCTGGACGGCAGGGATGTTTTCTTCCTGACGGGCACCGACGAACACGGCCAGAAGATGCAGCAGACGGCGCGCGCCGAGGGGATTACCGCGCAGGCGCTCGCCGACCGCAACTCCGGCGAATTCGAGGCGATGGCGAAGCTGCTCAACGCTTCGAATGACGACTTCATCCGCACCACGCAGGAGCGTCATCACGAGACGTCGAGGAACATCTGGAAACTGATGGCCGATAATGGCGACATCTACAAGGACAGCTATGCCGGCTGGTATTCGGTGCGCGACGAGGCCTATTACCAGGAAAACGAGACGGAGCTGCGCGCCGACGGCGTGCGCTACGGCCCGCAGGGCACGCCCGTCGAGTGGGTGGAAGAGGCAAGCTATTTCTTCAAGCTCTCCGAATACCAGGAGAAGCTGCTGAAGCACTACGAAGAGAATCCCGACTTCATCGGTCCAGCCGAGCGCCGCAACGAGGTAGTTTCCTTCGTCAAGTCCGGTCTCAAGGATCTCTCGGTCTCGCGCACGACCTTCGACTGGGGCATCAAAGTGCCGAACGATCCGTCCCACGTCATGTATGTCTGGGTCGACGCGCTGACCAACTACCTCACTGCGACAGGCTATATCGAGGACAGGAACGGCCCGCGGGCGAAATACTGGCCGGCGGATGTGCACATCATCGGCAAGGACATCATCCGCTTCCATGCCGTCTATTGGCCGGCCTTCCTGATGTCGGCGAAGCTGCCGCTGCCGAAGCGGGTGTTTGCCCACGGCTTCCTGCTCAACAAGGGCGAGAAGATGTCGAAGTCGCTCGGCAACGTCGTCGATCCCGTCAATCTGGTGAACCATTTCGGTCTCGATCAGGTGCGCTACTTCTTCCTGCGCGAAGTTTCCTTCGGCCAGGACGGCAGCTACAGCGAAGAGGCGATCGGCACGCGCATCAATTCCGACCTTGCCAACGGCATCGGCAACCTTGCCAGCCGCTCGCTGTCGATGATCGTCAAGAACTGTGACGGGAAAATCCCGGAATGCGGGCCGCTCACCGACGAGGACAAGTCGATGCTGGCGCAGGCCGACGCGCTGCACGCGTCGACGCGCGAGGATATGGGCAAGCAGCAGATCCACCGGGCGCTTGCCTCGATCATTGCAGTCGTTTCCGAGACCGACCGCTATTTCGCCGGCCAGGCGCCGTGGGCGCTGAAGAAGACCGATCCGGAGCGCATGGGCACGGTGCTTTACGTCACCGCCGAAGTCGTGCGCCAGATCGCCATCTTGCTGCAGCCGTTCATGCCGGAATCGTCGGGGAAGCTGCTCGACCTCGTGGCTGCGCCTGCCGACAAGCGCGATTTTGCCGCCCTCGGCGAGGCCGGCCGCCTTGTTGCCGGAACGCCGCTCGAGGCACCGACGCCGGTCTTCCCGCGTTACGTGGCTCTGGAGGCCTGA
- a CDS encoding MBL fold metallo-hydrolase, protein MLYRRRFTILGCSSSPGVPRITGDWGACNPDNPKNRRTRASFMVQQFGPDGVTTVVVDTGPDFREQMIRAGADHVDAVLYSHPHADHIHGIDDLRGYFHNTRRRVPIFADQYTMDRLREAFRYCLETPPGSNYPPIVLPVVIENVDEAVEIRGPGGKIDFYPHIQQHGDIQSLGFRIGDVAYCSDISDFPPQTVEKLQNLDVLIIDALQYTYHPSHLSLEQSLDWIGRLKPKRAILTHMHTPLDYDAVMAETPEHVVPAFDQMSFEIEVSA, encoded by the coding sequence GTGCTCTATCGGCGGCGTTTCACCATTCTCGGCTGTTCGTCGTCACCGGGCGTGCCGCGCATTACCGGCGACTGGGGCGCCTGCAATCCCGATAATCCAAAAAACCGGCGCACGCGCGCCTCGTTCATGGTGCAGCAATTCGGCCCCGACGGCGTCACGACTGTCGTCGTCGATACCGGGCCGGATTTTCGTGAGCAGATGATCAGGGCAGGGGCCGACCATGTCGATGCCGTACTCTATAGCCATCCGCATGCCGATCACATCCACGGCATCGACGATCTGCGCGGCTATTTCCACAATACGCGCCGTCGGGTGCCGATCTTTGCCGATCAATATACGATGGACAGGCTGCGCGAAGCCTTCCGCTATTGCCTGGAGACGCCGCCCGGCAGCAATTACCCGCCGATCGTGCTGCCTGTTGTCATCGAAAATGTCGACGAGGCCGTCGAAATCCGCGGCCCCGGCGGCAAGATCGACTTTTACCCGCATATCCAGCAGCATGGCGATATCCAATCACTCGGCTTCCGCATCGGCGACGTGGCTTATTGCAGTGATATCAGCGATTTTCCGCCGCAGACCGTGGAGAAGCTGCAGAATCTCGACGTTCTGATCATCGACGCCCTGCAATACACCTATCATCCGAGCCATCTGTCGCTGGAACAGTCGCTCGACTGGATCGGCCGGCTCAAGCCGAAACGGGCGATTCTCACCCATATGCATACGCCGCTCGATTACGACGCGGTGATGGCTGAGACGCCCGAGCATGTGGTGCCTGCGTTTGACCAGATGAGCTTCGAGATTGAGGTCAGCGCATAA